In Pseudobacter ginsenosidimutans, the following are encoded in one genomic region:
- a CDS encoding DUF4365 domain-containing protein has product MSKIVSDSHVTGMKGTNLFERYCLHHQPVIIFKETLKSDFGIDADLEMMEKNENGKTTPTGEIIKVQVKTDGTGGVGKSYIRNSTQNGFDFYASKEDLDYWIKYKTHGYEVLLVVVDAVNEKIYCRKVIETDIGTVTLAIKKKKSYPIQFDKEAHLLETGKSDFRERFSNTFRSRVNYNVTETIVSNLMKFQKHPRYMYAYKSKYKDNRAVRNLVTSEESELSFGDCPFYIAYGSIVYTFHRLGKEYALFKSKVLIDDNPITYNYSAILESVVLRRHYVELLNEYFRDDLRKKRLFYSRQYKRFYFSFNPEKDEAPLTVKAKTKIREAEVDRKVVTWHEYGQSYKFYRHLAFSLHFLFIEDTLYATLGHKYFFTEDGRKALPPLEITKFTNFLTARVYNDAYYGWLRFWWIYLSKDSEQWDVFDYNGVTIKLQSFYAEDVPFGIPMENKVEKVKVKSRKKSTSYSNENTLF; this is encoded by the coding sequence ATGTCAAAGATTGTAAGTGACTCCCATGTTACGGGAATGAAAGGCACTAACCTGTTTGAGCGGTACTGTTTACATCATCAACCTGTGATTATTTTTAAAGAAACTCTAAAAAGTGACTTCGGAATTGACGCTGATTTGGAGATGATGGAGAAAAATGAAAACGGTAAAACTACACCTACAGGTGAGATTATTAAAGTACAGGTTAAAACAGACGGGACAGGTGGTGTGGGCAAGTCCTATATCCGAAACTCCACACAAAATGGCTTCGACTTTTATGCTTCAAAGGAAGATCTTGACTACTGGATAAAATATAAAACTCACGGGTATGAAGTGCTACTGGTTGTTGTCGATGCTGTCAATGAAAAAATATACTGCCGTAAAGTAATTGAAACCGATATTGGTACAGTTACTTTAGCTATTAAGAAGAAGAAAAGCTATCCAATTCAATTTGACAAGGAGGCTCATTTACTCGAGACGGGTAAAAGTGATTTCCGAGAAAGATTCTCGAATACCTTTCGCTCCAGGGTGAATTATAATGTTACTGAAACTATTGTTAGTAATCTGATGAAGTTTCAAAAACATCCGCGTTATATGTATGCTTACAAAAGCAAATACAAGGACAACAGGGCTGTCAGAAATCTAGTAACAAGCGAAGAATCGGAGCTAAGTTTTGGGGACTGTCCGTTTTACATTGCGTATGGGAGTATTGTTTATACTTTCCATAGATTAGGCAAAGAATACGCCTTATTCAAATCAAAGGTGCTGATTGACGACAATCCTATCACCTACAACTATTCAGCAATCTTAGAAAGTGTAGTATTGCGAAGACACTATGTAGAGCTTTTGAATGAATATTTTAGGGACGATTTACGCAAAAAACGCTTGTTTTATAGCCGACAATATAAACGCTTTTATTTTAGCTTTAATCCGGAAAAGGATGAAGCCCCACTCACTGTTAAAGCCAAAACAAAAATACGGGAAGCAGAAGTGGATAGAAAGGTGGTTACTTGGCATGAATACGGGCAGAGTTATAAATTTTATCGCCATCTGGCCTTTAGTCTACATTTCTTATTTATCGAAGATACTCTCTACGCTACCTTAGGCCACAAATATTTCTTCACAGAAGATGGTCGAAAGGCATTGCCGCCGTTGGAAATTACAAAGTTTACCAATTTTCTTACCGCTAGAGTGTACAATGATGCGTATTATGGTTGGCTTCGTTTTTGGTGGATTTATCTATCAAAAGATAGTGAACAATGGGACGTTTTTGACTATAACGGTGTTACAATAAAACTTCAGTCCTTTTATGCGGAAGATGTACCATTCGGCATTCCCATGGAAAATAAAGTAGAAAAAGTTAAAGTAAAAAGCCGCAAGAAATCTACTTCATATTCAAATGAAAACACACTATTTTAA
- a CDS encoding argonaute/piwi family protein, producing the protein MKIELLKEPQLEFGNDFICDDPKVGISLGGFFSLTNNTHRSEIHYGIIGTEANIAEAIDWIGAFDEYIEAKGKEEKVDQIDDAVIEDGEIVDINDDQLSLSSLLFLKTEDEIQEGETQRLNNTKKVNKKNNPDFIGFNPHSKISSSFINDESNNRDIPLSKLMNILRDKTINAFDKAIRVCDLYIQAYDFILTKSISKPAVCFIVIPSEVFKKLSSISFGGKGYFNLRRHLKAQLITRPQAIPVQIILEDTITQKKGSLQDLSMQAWNFCVATYYKSGSIPWTLSMNDKHTCFIGISFHKVLNGEQNAIRSSVAQAFNYEGKGLIFVGEHFEWNEHEMDTPAPHLTHDYAYNLIKKVINEYKVFNKNMPPLRVVIHKTTSYWDAAVNADYAEVEGLKSGIRSELGEDVKIDLVTIRSTDIKLLRETGQYPVMRGTLLHVDDATGILYTTGYIPYFETFPSMAIPRPLEISVYEQESSLKKICEEILALTKLNFNNCNYYDSLPITIRFAQKVGEITQYIEKDITPPDKYFFYM; encoded by the coding sequence ATGAAAATAGAGCTGTTAAAAGAACCTCAACTGGAATTCGGTAATGACTTTATTTGCGATGATCCTAAAGTAGGTATCTCCTTAGGTGGTTTTTTCTCTCTGACAAATAATACTCATCGATCAGAAATCCACTATGGAATAATAGGTACGGAAGCTAACATTGCAGAGGCAATTGACTGGATCGGTGCATTTGATGAATACATTGAGGCTAAGGGTAAGGAAGAAAAGGTCGATCAAATAGACGATGCTGTAATTGAGGATGGTGAAATCGTCGATATCAATGATGACCAGTTGTCGTTATCCAGCCTCCTTTTTTTAAAGACCGAAGATGAAATTCAGGAAGGTGAAACTCAAAGGCTTAACAACACAAAGAAAGTTAACAAAAAAAACAACCCTGATTTTATCGGCTTCAATCCTCATAGTAAGATCAGTTCATCCTTTATCAATGATGAATCTAACAATCGAGACATACCATTATCTAAGTTAATGAATATCCTGAGAGATAAGACGATTAATGCTTTCGATAAAGCAATCAGGGTATGCGACCTATACATACAAGCATATGATTTCATCCTTACCAAAAGTATATCAAAACCAGCTGTTTGTTTTATCGTAATTCCTTCTGAGGTATTTAAAAAACTTTCTTCTATCAGCTTTGGTGGAAAAGGTTATTTTAACCTTCGCCGACATTTGAAGGCACAACTGATTACGAGACCCCAGGCCATCCCGGTACAGATCATTTTGGAAGATACTATTACCCAGAAAAAAGGCTCGTTGCAAGATTTATCCATGCAAGCCTGGAATTTTTGTGTCGCTACCTATTATAAAAGTGGATCTATACCATGGACGCTTTCGATGAATGATAAACATACCTGTTTTATAGGTATTAGCTTTCATAAAGTACTAAATGGGGAGCAGAACGCGATTCGATCTAGCGTCGCCCAAGCCTTCAACTATGAAGGTAAAGGATTAATTTTTGTAGGAGAACATTTTGAATGGAATGAACACGAGATGGATACTCCTGCACCGCATCTTACCCATGACTATGCGTATAACCTTATCAAAAAAGTGATTAATGAGTATAAAGTATTCAATAAGAACATGCCGCCTCTACGTGTCGTGATTCATAAGACAACTTCATATTGGGATGCAGCCGTTAACGCAGATTATGCGGAGGTGGAAGGGTTAAAAAGTGGCATTCGAAGTGAATTGGGGGAAGATGTAAAAATTGACTTAGTCACCATTCGTTCTACTGACATAAAGCTGCTTCGAGAAACCGGCCAGTACCCTGTCATGAGAGGCACACTACTGCATGTTGACGACGCCACCGGAATATTATATACGACCGGCTACATACCTTACTTTGAAACTTTTCCGAGTATGGCAATACCAAGGCCACTTGAAATAAGTGTATATGAGCAAGAATCATCACTTAAGAAAATCTGCGAAGAGATACTAGCATTAACAAAATTAAACTTCAATAATTGCAACTACTACGACAGTTTGCCGATTACTATTCGGTTTGCACAGAAGGTTGGGGAGATAACACAATACATTGAAAAAGATATTACCCCTCCCGATAAATATTTTTTTTACATGTAG
- a CDS encoding phospholipase D-like domain-containing protein produces MTIASLVEQSDEAYIATAFLKSSGLKEIFPILKKCAHSNKIVHIIAGQHFALTEPKALRSLRQLFLAKKNCKLHLAHAHKRSLVFHPKLFLFRKGEHFSILSGSANITEGGLTSNIECSLLLHGSTSDLIWRDAKGYFDHLLSAEMSEVATLLAIRRYETFYEAQKTHNKKTKATPDRSKSQKEFNYLNLKAHFEKFDTTRRKQEFKEKQWHYEEAMKVLNAIADAKKLTQVEFAILLDDLVGEAGEHGWWHSGSMLRLRRDVYPYFQEFQRLVRFIRTNIHLSPSQLFTQAKQIVSGIKGASINYITEIMMTYEPRRFANLNKNPITVLRYEGDVFIKASPESFNGNDYEEYCDLVEEISQELGLQNMLEADSYFNNIYWKIYKKRKR; encoded by the coding sequence ATGACTATAGCCTCACTAGTTGAACAATCAGACGAAGCGTATATAGCCACGGCCTTTTTGAAGTCATCTGGTTTGAAAGAAATATTTCCTATTCTTAAAAAGTGTGCTCATAGCAATAAAATTGTACACATCATAGCAGGGCAACATTTTGCATTAACAGAGCCTAAAGCTTTACGTTCACTAAGGCAATTATTTCTTGCTAAAAAGAATTGCAAGTTACATTTAGCTCACGCACATAAACGTTCACTAGTTTTTCATCCAAAATTGTTTTTATTTAGAAAAGGGGAACATTTTTCGATACTGTCTGGTTCTGCAAATATTACGGAAGGTGGGCTTACATCTAATATTGAATGCTCTTTGTTATTACACGGATCTACAAGTGATTTAATTTGGAGAGATGCAAAAGGATATTTTGATCATCTACTTTCTGCTGAAATGTCAGAGGTCGCAACGTTATTGGCTATAAGAAGATATGAGACATTTTATGAGGCACAAAAAACTCACAATAAGAAAACTAAAGCCACCCCCGACAGGAGTAAAAGCCAAAAAGAATTCAACTATCTGAATCTAAAAGCGCATTTTGAAAAATTTGATACAACAAGACGAAAGCAAGAATTCAAGGAAAAGCAATGGCATTATGAAGAAGCGATGAAAGTCTTAAATGCAATTGCAGATGCTAAGAAATTAACACAAGTTGAATTCGCAATCCTCTTGGATGACTTAGTTGGGGAAGCTGGCGAGCACGGCTGGTGGCATAGTGGAAGTATGCTTCGATTAAGGAGAGATGTTTACCCGTATTTTCAGGAATTTCAACGACTTGTTCGATTTATTAGAACCAATATCCATTTATCGCCTTCACAATTGTTTACACAGGCTAAACAAATAGTATCAGGGATAAAAGGCGCTAGCATCAATTATATTACTGAAATAATGATGACATATGAACCTCGTCGTTTTGCAAACCTAAATAAGAATCCCATTACCGTTTTGAGATATGAGGGGGATGTATTTATCAAAGCAAGTCCAGAATCTTTTAATGGAAATGACTATGAGGAGTATTGCGATTTGGTAGAAGAAATTAGTCAAGAATTAGGACTGCAAAATATGCTTGAGGCCGATAGTTATTTTAATAATATTTATTGGAAAATTTATAAAAAAAGAAAGAGATAA